The following are from one region of the Salvelinus fontinalis isolate EN_2023a chromosome 5, ASM2944872v1, whole genome shotgun sequence genome:
- the LOC129856114 gene encoding histidine-rich glycoprotein-like, translating into MTDDICRPAESRANESHRVEEVTVSCCHHHHCCLNDHSCFDYNHSFRDDNHSCTNFNHTCSNKNHSCCHNNHSCSNYNHRSSQHNHSSYYRSYYSSCHNNHSCFHYIHICYHDKHCCCHDNHSCHHHRCCLNDHSCFDNIQSCCHINHRCCHNNHRCSNQNHCRRNHNHSCCHDNHSCSIYNHRSSHHNHSSYDSSYNSSCHNNHSCFHYIHSCYHDKHCCCHDNHSCHHHHCCLNDHSCFDNIQSCCHINHRCCHNNHRCSNQNHCRRNHIHSCYHDKHCCCHDNHR; encoded by the coding sequence ctgccaccaccaccactgctgcCTCAATGACCACAGCTGCTTCGACTACAACCACAGCTTCCGTGatgacaaccacagctgcaccaacTTCAACCACACCTGCTCTAACAAGAACCACAGCTGctgccacaacaaccacagctgttcaAACTACAACCACCGGAGCAGCCAACacaaccacagcagctactacAGAAGCTACTACAGCAGctgccacaacaaccacagctgcttccaCTACATCCACATCTGCTACCATGACAAACATTGCTGCTGCCacgacaaccacagctgccaCCACCACCGCTGCTGCCTCAATGACCACAGCTGCTTCGACAACATCCAAAGCTGCTGCCACATCAACCACAGATGCTgccacaacaaccacagatgcTCCAACCAAAACCACTGCAGACGCaaccacaaccacagctgctgcCACGACAACCACAGCTGTTCAATCTACAACCACCGGAGCAGCCACCACAACCACAGCAGCTACGACAGCAGCTACAACAGCAGctgccacaacaaccacagctgcttccaCTACATCCACAGCTGCTACCATGACAAACATTGCTGCTGCCacgacaaccacagctgccaccaccaccactgctgcCTCAATGACCACAGCTGCTTCGACAACATCCAAAGCTGCTGCCACATCAACCACAGATGCTgccacaacaaccacagatgcTCCAACCAAAACCACTGCAGACGCAACCACATCCACAGCTGCTACCATGACAAACATTGCTGCTGCCACGACAACCACAGGTAA